A window of the Haloquadratum walsbyi C23 genome harbors these coding sequences:
- a CDS encoding uS10/mL48 family ribosomal protein, with translation MTFITKLSFQSGDRYVLEKEVSNLKTLLERKGAECKGPHADPPKEIVVPQYRQLAPGNRFNSWQYTVYARHLEIHGNDHIAREVGHMDFPDSIHVEIELEQRKPAGHKQS, from the coding sequence ATGACATTTATCACAAAACTTAGTTTTCAATCCGGCGACCGGTATGTGCTCGAAAAGGAGGTTTCAAATCTTAAAACACTCCTTGAAAGAAAAGGTGCTGAGTGCAAAGGTCCACATGCCGACCCACCGAAGGAGATAGTCGTCCCACAGTATCGACAACTTGCCCCAGGTAATCGCTTCAATTCATGGCAGTATACTGTTTACGCGCGCCATCTCGAAATTCATGGGAATGATCATATTGCCCGTGAAGTCGGACATATGGATTTTCCGGACAGTATTCATGTTGAGATTGAGCTTGAACAGCGAAAACCGGCTGGTCACAAACAGTCATAG
- a CDS encoding ribonuclease H family protein: MGAYGRQTLRDLFDDSPTPHIAHPPQTHHRHFYVATDGSYRRNGGGLGAVIETRDGTRVARVSVSDVAPDNNVAEYRALHLGLDVLAARAPADIRVGVLVDHDDLAATVNGEVLAAGDPEWRPVDTCCVPPGSEHHWRGIRARIAGFGSLRAARIDGRENPAHPLANTPHEYDHVNRRKERCIIPNVPYTSDCISVQQTSPSESLHDQQRQRGQRRQRRTQTESAASTRTATDRRSYNTDSNDSDDDIPPPSRFDGCGYASD, from the coding sequence ATGGGCGCGTATGGCCGGCAAACGCTCCGTGACCTGTTTGATGACTCACCAACACCCCACATTGCTCATCCACCGCAGACACATCATCGGCATTTTTATGTTGCGACTGATGGGTCATACCGTCGTAACGGTGGCGGACTTGGTGCTGTCATTGAAACACGCGATGGAACGCGCGTTGCGCGAGTATCTGTTTCTGATGTTGCGCCGGATAACAATGTCGCTGAATATCGCGCGCTTCATCTTGGACTTGACGTTCTTGCAGCGCGTGCTCCAGCAGACATTCGTGTTGGCGTTCTTGTCGATCATGACGATCTTGCTGCAACAGTGAATGGTGAGGTTCTTGCTGCGGGGGATCCTGAGTGGCGACCTGTTGATACATGCTGTGTTCCCCCTGGAAGCGAGCACCATTGGCGAGGAATTCGCGCTCGGATTGCTGGCTTTGGATCACTTCGCGCAGCTCGTATTGATGGTCGTGAAAACCCGGCTCATCCACTAGCGAATACACCGCATGAGTACGATCATGTCAATCGTCGGAAAGAGCGGTGTATTATTCCAAACGTACCGTACACCTCAGACTGTATCAGTGTGCAACAAACATCTCCGTCGGAATCACTACACGACCAACAACGACAACGAGGACAACGACGCCAACGACGCACGCAAACAGAGTCAGCAGCATCGACACGTACAGCCACAGATAGACGGTCTTATAATACCGATAGCAATGACAGCGATGATGATATTCCACCACCATCACGTTTTGATGGATGTGGATACGCGAGTGATTAA
- a CDS encoding COX15/CtaA family protein — protein MSIDIRLRRLIAASTLLTGVLMVLGVYTAAAGAGLTCAGRWPFCDGYLGLFPANWSSFIEWFHRFVAMITGIIILGTTVTAWRRRIERRIRIALAGSTVLLPSQIILGALTVTTYEWVILTAHFLTASLIFTGVVLATVWSQPVINRSTLFRIGTLAMVATPILILLTPHAFIIFDPTVQSVYYAVGLMIYTAVITIGAWAPSVVNDSNSAWRVRMTASLAAATMIGLLIIGRQVYAGMLQYLSMGGSLFILALTIGAVVTLRRKDTHPPSRGIPGGD, from the coding sequence ATGAGCATTGACATACGGCTTCGCCGGCTTATCGCCGCATCAACGCTTCTCACAGGAGTGTTGATGGTGCTTGGCGTCTACACTGCGGCCGCGGGTGCTGGATTAACATGTGCGGGTCGGTGGCCGTTTTGTGACGGCTATCTTGGCCTTTTCCCAGCAAATTGGAGCAGTTTCATCGAATGGTTCCATCGATTCGTTGCGATGATAACTGGAATTATTATTCTTGGGACAACCGTGACAGCATGGCGACGCAGGATTGAGCGACGCATCCGAATTGCGCTTGCTGGGTCAACAGTGTTGTTACCATCACAAATTATCCTTGGAGCACTGACCGTCACGACGTATGAGTGGGTAATCTTAACAGCACACTTTCTTACGGCTTCATTGATCTTCACCGGAGTTGTGCTTGCGACCGTTTGGAGTCAACCTGTGATTAATCGATCTACTCTCTTCCGAATCGGAACACTCGCGATGGTTGCCACTCCAATTCTTATATTGCTGACACCTCATGCGTTTATCATATTTGACCCAACTGTTCAGTCAGTCTACTATGCAGTTGGACTGATGATCTATACAGCAGTTATTACCATCGGAGCATGGGCACCCAGTGTGGTTAATGACTCCAATTCGGCATGGCGTGTGCGCATGACAGCCAGCCTTGCGGCGGCGACAATGATTGGGTTACTTATTATCGGACGACAGGTCTATGCCGGTATGCTGCAGTATCTTTCGATGGGAGGCAGTTTGTTTATTCTTGCCCTCACTATTGGTGCGGTCGTGACCCTTCGAAGAAAAGATACACATCCACCTTCCCGCGGTATTCCTGGTGGTGACTGA
- a CDS encoding M24 family metallopeptidase: protein MNTDQLNHRQDRIEAFLNTESIDAVWFARPQNFTWITGGSNVVDHTASIGVAAAGYTRNDGFVCITTNIEAERLRAEELPDEFTVISYEWYEQSLNAAVAMYTPTASVADFDLPGAKQTAGDQLRRPLAASDIQPYQEVSHEVAITIERVAKEIEPGDTEQEVAAALNATHAARGINTPVILVGKCDRVSTCRHFIPTMATIDSCVTISVTAERNGRHVSATRTVAFEESILRRLREHHDMAMRVEVTALDATREAARNDGTAADVFDAISDAYETLGESDEWRQHHQGGATGFMGREWIATPDSNEKIESPLAYAYNPTVHRAKSEDTALLIDDTIEVVSTTDNWPTQRVTSCQSSFGIDQHKVLDAS from the coding sequence ATGAACACGGATCAACTCAACCATCGTCAAGACAGAATTGAGGCGTTTCTTAATACTGAATCAATCGATGCCGTCTGGTTTGCACGTCCACAAAATTTCACATGGATAACAGGTGGGAGTAATGTTGTCGATCATACTGCCTCGATCGGTGTTGCCGCTGCTGGATATACACGAAATGATGGATTCGTCTGTATCACCACCAACATTGAGGCAGAGAGACTCCGTGCAGAGGAACTTCCCGATGAATTCACAGTCATATCTTATGAGTGGTACGAACAATCACTCAATGCTGCTGTCGCCATGTACACACCAACAGCGAGTGTAGCGGACTTTGATTTACCAGGTGCCAAACAGACCGCGGGGGATCAACTCCGCCGACCGCTTGCAGCGAGCGACATACAACCGTATCAAGAGGTATCCCATGAAGTCGCAATCACGATTGAGCGGGTGGCAAAAGAGATTGAGCCAGGTGATACAGAACAGGAGGTGGCAGCAGCACTCAACGCTACACATGCTGCACGTGGTATCAACACACCCGTTATTCTTGTTGGGAAGTGTGACCGTGTATCAACATGTCGACATTTTATCCCAACAATGGCGACAATTGACTCATGTGTGACGATATCAGTGACAGCAGAGCGAAACGGACGTCATGTGAGTGCAACGCGAACAGTAGCGTTTGAGGAATCAATACTGAGGAGACTTCGTGAACATCATGACATGGCGATGCGTGTTGAGGTAACAGCACTGGATGCGACTCGAGAAGCAGCACGGAATGATGGAACTGCAGCTGATGTATTTGATGCCATCAGTGACGCATATGAGACACTTGGAGAGTCAGACGAATGGCGCCAACACCACCAGGGGGGTGCAACGGGATTCATGGGTCGAGAGTGGATAGCAACGCCTGACAGTAACGAAAAAATTGAGTCACCACTCGCATACGCGTATAACCCAACTGTTCACCGGGCAAAATCAGAAGATACAGCATTGCTTATCGATGATACCATAGAAGTGGTCTCAACGACTGATAACTGGCCAACGCAGCGTGTTACCTCCTGTCAAAGTTCGTTTGGAATTGACCAACATAAAGTGCTTGATGCGAGTTAA
- a CDS encoding amidohydrolase translates to MTRAELVTLRRDLHQHPEPAWREFYTTARLVDELETRNLDAIYIGPEVLGGERRGVPDDNELSTWRARAREAGAREDVLERLSGGRTGVCAVIECGPGPTVGLRVDIDGLPITESTSDEHRPVSEGFRSEMDGHMHACGHDAHAAIGVGVLDEIIETTSPNNKDTQNRKDDVDIDGEASGDTEFTGTLKIFFQPGEEQIVGGKPMATSGRLDDVDALFAVHVGLDHPSGEVVAGIDNFLAVSHFEAEFTGIPAHAGARPADGNNAVQAMATAVQNLYAIPRHTDGATRVNTGVVSGGTATNIIPEHAMIKGEVRGETTELMEYTESKATQVLESAATMHNCEVEITTAGRAPSAASDNMLADIVATVAKDADDIDSIIRSDDLGGSEDATFLMRRVQQHGGVAAYIGIGTDHPGGHHTDTFDVDEASIGHGVEILTNSIITAENKLQKSG, encoded by the coding sequence ATGACACGTGCTGAGTTAGTAACACTACGCCGCGACTTACATCAACATCCTGAGCCTGCATGGCGAGAGTTTTATACAACGGCTCGTCTGGTCGACGAATTAGAAACTCGTAATCTTGATGCGATTTATATTGGACCTGAGGTGCTCGGTGGTGAGAGGCGGGGCGTGCCCGATGATAATGAATTATCCACATGGCGTGCTCGTGCAAGAGAAGCAGGCGCTCGAGAAGATGTGCTTGAACGACTCTCTGGCGGACGGACGGGCGTCTGTGCAGTTATCGAGTGTGGTCCTGGACCAACAGTCGGGCTTCGAGTAGATATCGATGGGCTTCCAATCACTGAATCGACCAGTGACGAGCATCGTCCGGTAAGTGAGGGGTTCCGCTCGGAAATGGACGGGCATATGCATGCCTGTGGTCACGATGCCCACGCTGCAATTGGCGTTGGTGTTCTTGATGAAATTATTGAGACAACCAGTCCAAATAATAAGGATACACAGAATCGAAAAGACGATGTTGATATTGATGGGGAAGCCAGTGGAGATACTGAGTTTACGGGAACACTGAAGATATTTTTCCAACCTGGTGAGGAACAAATCGTCGGCGGGAAGCCAATGGCGACGTCTGGGCGTCTCGACGATGTTGACGCACTTTTTGCTGTACATGTTGGACTTGACCATCCCTCAGGTGAGGTCGTTGCTGGAATAGACAATTTCCTTGCTGTTTCTCATTTCGAAGCGGAGTTCACTGGAATACCTGCACACGCAGGTGCCCGACCAGCGGATGGTAATAATGCGGTTCAGGCGATGGCAACTGCCGTGCAGAATCTCTATGCAATCCCAAGACATACAGATGGTGCAACTCGGGTCAATACAGGTGTCGTTTCTGGAGGAACAGCAACCAATATTATTCCCGAACATGCAATGATCAAAGGCGAAGTTCGTGGGGAAACAACAGAACTGATGGAGTATACTGAGTCGAAAGCAACACAGGTGCTTGAATCAGCAGCAACAATGCACAATTGTGAGGTTGAAATTACCACAGCAGGGAGGGCACCGTCTGCGGCGAGCGATAATATGCTTGCAGATATCGTTGCCACAGTCGCGAAAGATGCTGATGATATTGACTCAATTATTCGATCTGATGATCTTGGTGGAAGCGAAGATGCGACATTCCTCATGCGACGGGTACAACAGCACGGTGGAGTAGCAGCGTATATTGGAATTGGAACGGATCATCCCGGTGGTCATCATACAGATACATTTGATGTCGATGAAGCATCCATTGGTCACGGCGTCGAAATCCTGACAAACTCGATCATTACAGCTGAAAATAAATTACAAAAATCAGGATGA
- a CDS encoding DUF7525 family protein, which yields MGTATTVSDKRFGLTILFSLLTLIGVVGMLAAGFTGDQLLAAGGFALAVIAASFAVSANHIYS from the coding sequence ATGGGGACTGCTACGACCGTCTCAGATAAGCGGTTTGGCCTGACAATCCTGTTTTCGTTACTCACATTAATCGGCGTTGTCGGGATGCTCGCCGCAGGGTTCACTGGTGATCAATTACTTGCAGCAGGTGGATTCGCGCTTGCTGTAATTGCCGCCTCATTCGCTGTTTCAGCAAATCACATATACTCTTGA
- a CDS encoding DMT family transporter, which yields MRRYRTIGLFIILAGAWGSAFMAIKAGLPYIPPVLFAALRYDIAGILMLGYALAQTDQPVPQTQSGWASVGAGAILIFAGYHALLFIGETDPAVTSAAAAVIVSLSPMLTTGFARVFLPTERLTLVGFFGVVLGLIGVIVLSSPDLQNIVAGGAVAKLLIFAAATAFALGSVLTRRLDANLPIETMEAWSMLGGAALMHGVSLLLGESFTAIEWTTEAILALAYLAVVASALGFLIYFRLLEQLGAIEINLVSYVAPIFAALAGWIFLSEIPTIATVIGFIIIFIGFTLLKRDAIRDELPQIRQALN from the coding sequence GTGAGACGGTATCGAACAATTGGATTGTTTATTATTCTTGCAGGCGCATGGGGCTCGGCATTTATGGCTATTAAGGCTGGCTTACCGTATATTCCACCAGTCCTCTTTGCAGCATTACGATACGATATTGCTGGTATCCTCATGCTCGGATATGCATTAGCGCAAACCGACCAACCGGTCCCACAAACACAATCAGGATGGGCAAGCGTCGGCGCTGGCGCAATACTGATTTTTGCCGGATATCATGCGTTATTATTTATTGGTGAAACCGACCCAGCAGTCACCTCTGCGGCTGCCGCGGTCATTGTCAGCCTGAGTCCGATGCTTACGACTGGATTTGCTCGCGTCTTCCTTCCAACGGAGCGACTTACTCTTGTTGGGTTTTTTGGCGTGGTCCTTGGTCTCATTGGCGTTATTGTGCTCTCATCGCCAGATCTGCAGAACATTGTTGCTGGCGGGGCTGTTGCGAAGTTACTCATCTTCGCCGCTGCAACTGCATTCGCACTTGGCTCAGTGTTAACACGTCGACTTGATGCGAACCTGCCAATCGAGACAATGGAAGCATGGTCGATGCTTGGCGGGGCAGCACTGATGCATGGTGTTAGTCTTTTATTGGGTGAATCATTCACTGCGATTGAGTGGACGACGGAAGCAATCCTTGCTTTAGCATATCTCGCAGTTGTCGCAAGCGCGCTTGGATTTCTCATTTACTTCCGACTATTAGAGCAACTGGGGGCGATTGAGATTAACCTCGTTTCATATGTCGCACCGATATTTGCAGCCTTAGCTGGGTGGATTTTCTTGAGTGAGATCCCGACAATAGCGACGGTTATCGGGTTCATAATCATCTTTATTGGATTCACGCTTCTGAAACGGGATGCAATCCGTGATGAACTCCCACAAATTCGTCAGGCACTCAATTAA
- a CDS encoding NADP-dependent malic enzyme, with protein MGLEDDARDYHREDPSGKLEISTTKPTNTQRDLSLAYSPGVAAPCRDIAEDSTRGYEYTAKGNLVAVVSNGSAVLGLGDIGAQASKPVMEGKGVLFKRFADIDVFDLELDLADPTDIINSVSAMEPTFGGINLEDIKAPECFEIESQLREEMDIPVFHDDQHGTAIISGAALLNAADIVGKDLSELNIVFSGAGASAISTARFYLSLGAKKENIIMCDSSGVISSDRESLNRYKSEFAADVPAETLAEAMEGADVFVGLSVGGIVSEEMIASMAADPIVFAMANPDPEIGYVEAKNARDDTVVMATGRSDYPNQVNNVLGFPFIFRGALDVRATEINETMKRAAAEALADLARQDVPDAVVKAYGEQPLQFGPEYLIPKPVDPRVLFEVAPAVAQAAIESGCARRDIDTDIYEEQLEARLGKSREMMRVVLNKAKSNPKRVALAEGHDEKIIRAAYQMHEQGIAQPILVGDKSEIVATASELGLEFGPEIVDPSDETWDHYTDRLYELRRRKGVTRNEAEELISGNSNYFASVMVEQGDADAMLTGLTHHYPSALRPPLQVIGTAPEADYAAGVYLLTFKNQVVFAADTTVNLAPEADVLAEITKHTASLARRFNIEPRAAMLSYSNFGSVENDGTKRLQDAVTSLHDDPAVDFPVDGEMQADTAVIEDILTETYDFSDLDEPANVLVFPNLEAGNIGYKLLQRLGGAEAIGPMLVGMDKPVHVLQRGDEVKDIVNLAGVAVVDAQND; from the coding sequence ATGGGATTAGAAGATGACGCGCGTGATTATCATCGCGAAGACCCATCTGGCAAACTTGAGATTTCAACGACAAAGCCGACAAACACACAGCGTGATCTGTCTCTTGCATATTCACCCGGGGTAGCGGCGCCATGTCGGGATATTGCTGAGGATTCCACCCGCGGGTACGAATACACTGCAAAAGGAAATCTTGTTGCTGTCGTCTCAAATGGGAGTGCTGTGCTTGGACTTGGCGATATCGGTGCACAAGCATCAAAGCCAGTGATGGAAGGTAAAGGTGTACTGTTCAAACGGTTTGCTGATATTGATGTATTTGATCTCGAACTTGATCTGGCAGACCCAACAGATATCATCAATTCAGTCAGTGCAATGGAACCGACATTTGGTGGAATAAATCTTGAGGATATCAAAGCACCCGAATGCTTTGAAATCGAATCACAGCTTCGAGAAGAAATGGACATTCCGGTATTCCATGATGATCAACATGGAACGGCAATTATCTCAGGCGCTGCGTTATTGAACGCTGCTGATATTGTCGGTAAGGATCTGTCTGAATTGAATATTGTCTTTTCAGGTGCTGGCGCCTCAGCAATTTCGACGGCGCGATTTTATCTTTCACTTGGTGCGAAAAAAGAGAATATTATTATGTGTGACTCAAGCGGTGTGATTAGCTCCGACCGTGAGTCGCTCAATAGATATAAATCAGAGTTCGCAGCAGATGTTCCTGCCGAAACGCTTGCAGAGGCGATGGAGGGAGCAGATGTTTTTGTTGGTCTGTCCGTCGGAGGGATTGTCTCAGAAGAAATGATTGCTTCAATGGCTGCAGATCCAATTGTTTTCGCAATGGCAAACCCCGATCCCGAGATTGGATATGTGGAAGCCAAAAACGCTCGGGATGATACCGTTGTCATGGCAACAGGTCGATCTGATTATCCAAATCAAGTGAACAACGTTCTTGGATTTCCGTTTATTTTCCGTGGAGCACTCGACGTTCGCGCAACTGAAATTAACGAAACAATGAAACGTGCTGCTGCTGAGGCACTCGCCGACCTTGCTCGTCAAGATGTCCCTGATGCTGTTGTGAAAGCATATGGTGAGCAACCACTGCAGTTTGGTCCCGAGTATCTCATTCCAAAGCCGGTTGATCCCCGAGTTCTTTTTGAGGTCGCACCAGCAGTGGCACAGGCGGCTATTGAGTCAGGATGTGCAAGGCGTGATATTGATACTGACATCTATGAGGAGCAACTTGAGGCCCGTCTTGGAAAATCCCGCGAGATGATGCGTGTTGTCTTGAATAAGGCAAAGTCAAATCCAAAACGTGTTGCACTCGCAGAGGGACACGATGAGAAAATTATCCGAGCAGCCTATCAGATGCATGAACAAGGGATTGCACAGCCTATTCTCGTTGGTGACAAATCAGAGATTGTCGCCACGGCAAGTGAACTTGGGCTCGAATTCGGTCCTGAAATTGTTGATCCAAGCGATGAAACATGGGACCATTACACCGATAGACTCTATGAACTGCGTCGTCGAAAAGGAGTAACTCGAAACGAAGCAGAAGAACTCATCAGTGGCAATAGTAATTATTTCGCGAGTGTCATGGTTGAACAGGGTGACGCTGATGCGATGTTGACTGGACTCACTCATCACTACCCATCAGCGCTTCGTCCACCATTACAGGTAATCGGAACCGCACCCGAGGCAGACTACGCCGCCGGTGTGTACCTTCTTACCTTCAAAAATCAAGTTGTATTTGCTGCCGACACGACAGTCAATCTCGCACCGGAAGCAGATGTTCTCGCGGAGATTACCAAACATACTGCAAGTCTCGCCCGTCGATTTAATATCGAGCCCCGAGCAGCAATGCTCTCATACTCAAACTTTGGGAGTGTCGAAAACGACGGGACGAAGAGACTGCAAGATGCTGTTACATCATTACATGATGACCCTGCAGTTGACTTCCCGGTCGATGGAGAGATGCAAGCGGATACTGCAGTTATTGAGGATATTCTCACAGAAACATATGATTTCTCAGACCTCGATGAACCAGCGAATGTCTTGGTCTTTCCAAATCTTGAAGCCGGAAATATTGGATATAAATTACTTCAACGACTTGGTGGTGCAGAGGCAATCGGTCCGATGCTTGTTGGCATGGACAAACCCGTTCATGTACTCCAGCGTGGTGACGAAGTCAAAGATATCGTGAACTTAGCTGGCGTTGCTGTTGTTGATGCACAAAACGATTGA
- a CDS encoding basic amino acid ABC transporter substrate-binding protein, with amino-acid sequence MDRRSYIKSGAGVIAGGLIAGCTGSDSESESTATADSSAGTDTPTDTVSDTETATAESVVPSNVVIGSDIPYRPFEYETTSGELTGFDVDIAQAVFEDQLGVNYEFKPTSFDSIIPSLNNGNFRIIMSAMTINDTRDEKVDFSDPYFTAYQTIIVRADSSISSRGDLEGTVVGVQKGTTGANAAEELQSEFDGNIELNRYDQIPAAFQALKNGQVSAVINDNTVNAEFASQEDNIEFIEGEGAAVEAGQDAPPYLTLTVENYGIAFREDDSEFLERVNEALATIKNNGTYDEIYSEYFSG; translated from the coding sequence ATGGACCGACGTAGTTACATAAAATCTGGCGCTGGTGTTATTGCTGGCGGCCTTATTGCGGGATGTACAGGATCAGATTCTGAATCAGAGTCAACGGCTACTGCTGACTCTTCAGCCGGGACAGATACACCTACTGATACAGTATCAGACACAGAAACCGCAACTGCAGAGTCAGTCGTTCCCTCAAATGTTGTTATTGGCTCCGATATCCCATATCGACCGTTCGAGTATGAGACAACGAGCGGCGAATTGACTGGATTTGATGTTGACATTGCGCAAGCAGTATTTGAAGATCAACTTGGTGTCAATTATGAGTTCAAACCAACAAGCTTCGATTCGATTATTCCATCGTTAAATAACGGTAACTTCCGAATTATCATGTCGGCAATGACAATCAATGATACCCGCGATGAGAAGGTTGATTTTTCCGATCCGTATTTCACGGCGTATCAAACCATCATTGTTCGAGCAGATAGTTCAATTAGCTCACGCGGAGATCTTGAGGGTACTGTTGTCGGTGTTCAAAAGGGCACAACTGGTGCAAACGCTGCAGAGGAACTTCAATCCGAGTTTGATGGAAATATTGAATTAAACCGATATGATCAGATTCCTGCCGCATTTCAGGCTCTTAAAAACGGTCAGGTCAGCGCAGTGATCAATGATAATACAGTGAATGCCGAATTTGCCAGTCAAGAAGACAATATTGAGTTTATCGAAGGTGAGGGTGCTGCAGTTGAAGCCGGTCAAGATGCGCCCCCATATCTAACCCTGACTGTCGAAAATTATGGTATTGCATTCCGAGAAGATGATAGCGAATTCCTTGAGCGCGTAAATGAGGCGCTTGCGACGATTAAGAATAACGGCACATACGACGAAATCTACTCAGAGTACTTCTCAGGGTAA
- a CDS encoding DUF1684 domain-containing protein yields MSNDNLSHAEYIAELRANRDEKDDFFNSHSQSPLSDNARETFDGLSYFDADPSWRVTAVTETLAVDPDNKKSTVTESNGQQQDSSKDVVYEPVPMETSTGETVRYVRVAKFQFERGDTTHQLIGYRQRPDDQDEALFVPFRDKTTGQETYAGGRYLELHPNKPLADGSTVIIDFNLAYTPFCAYNNAFSCPRPPEENWLDIPVRAGERDWTGDTAMFTE; encoded by the coding sequence ATGAGCAACGATAATTTATCACATGCCGAGTACATCGCTGAATTGCGCGCCAACCGAGATGAAAAAGACGATTTCTTTAATTCACATTCACAATCACCACTCTCAGATAATGCACGTGAAACATTTGATGGGCTATCATACTTCGACGCGGACCCATCATGGCGTGTCACAGCAGTAACTGAGACGCTTGCTGTTGACCCTGATAATAAAAAGAGCACAGTCACTGAGAGTAACGGACAACAACAGGACTCATCGAAGGATGTGGTCTATGAGCCAGTTCCAATGGAGACCTCGACCGGTGAGACAGTCAGGTATGTCCGTGTCGCCAAATTCCAGTTTGAGCGGGGAGACACAACACATCAACTCATTGGCTATCGACAGCGCCCAGATGATCAAGATGAAGCATTGTTTGTTCCATTTCGCGATAAAACAACTGGGCAGGAAACATATGCTGGTGGACGATATCTTGAGTTACATCCAAACAAGCCACTTGCTGATGGCTCAACAGTTATAATTGACTTCAATCTTGCATATACCCCATTCTGTGCATATAATAATGCCTTCTCGTGTCCACGTCCGCCAGAAGAAAACTGGCTTGATATTCCTGTGCGTGCTGGTGAACGTGACTGGACCGGAGATACAGCGATGTTCACTGAGTGA
- the cmk gene encoding (d)CMP kinase: MTDKSTSTVRSVDSNLFITVSGPPGCGATTLCDGLSEALNCGYVSGGDIFRDLADERGMSLSQLIAKTDETDEIDRALDRRLRTIAEKWGAANNPFILEARLAGWLAGNRADLRIWLDAPDEVRVERTRDRDEMEAEMRVREVSEAGRYKSYYNIDVTDQSFYDLSINTARWGKDASLEMVLTAIDEYEPTDDEGAFKTDDVAV, translated from the coding sequence ATGACAGACAAGAGTACCTCAACCGTGCGGTCAGTTGATAGTAATCTCTTCATTACAGTCTCCGGACCGCCCGGTTGTGGTGCGACAACCCTCTGTGATGGGCTTTCAGAGGCGCTTAATTGTGGATACGTCTCTGGTGGAGACATTTTCCGAGATCTTGCTGATGAACGAGGGATGTCGCTATCGCAACTCATTGCGAAAACCGACGAGACTGATGAGATTGACCGCGCGCTTGATCGTCGACTTCGCACAATAGCGGAAAAATGGGGTGCAGCAAACAACCCATTCATACTTGAGGCGCGTCTCGCTGGATGGCTTGCTGGTAACCGCGCAGATCTTCGTATCTGGCTTGATGCACCAGATGAAGTCCGTGTTGAGCGGACGCGTGACCGCGATGAAATGGAAGCTGAAATGCGCGTTCGAGAGGTAAGTGAGGCTGGTCGATATAAATCATATTATAATATCGATGTCACTGATCAGTCGTTCTATGACCTCTCAATTAATACTGCACGATGGGGTAAGGATGCATCGCTTGAGATGGTATTGACCGCGATTGATGAGTACGAGCCAACTGATGACGAGGGCGCATTCAAGACTGATGACGTCGCGGTATAA